From Kineosporia succinea, the proteins below share one genomic window:
- a CDS encoding glycosyltransferase family 2 protein, which produces MTSNEILIAREPGEVHVVTNVPASRSAQLPDSRPFHQRMIDAGQQAAARALNLPAQASNLTSTDRDDDVIRHARIACIIPAYNEQDSIADVLESLLSQTRLPDVIHVVVNNTDDDTVEIASRYVGKHRRAVKGQTYETTIHVHDMGVNPDKKVGALNFGFRLARGYDYFLGVDGDTTADRRAIEWLEKEIVDDPRIGGISAIYSIDKSKIEGGMAKFLVAGQRAQFAGFNMDNLLRGRNMAVLGGQFSIFSMQALQTVMIRDHQHTPWVRDSEVEDSKLSLQIRDAGFSTKISSRARAYVGAMTNLRALHGQQVKWNYGAIDLMWPGQRGDTKGQPLHPNLRLRWFENFSMVSNIATRMAFLLLLAAALSIDAFVFNPIWLIPPAIAVLLNLRLAMAMHDKSASDVAFAFLLPAEIYMWVRIGHFLSAWTQFFARVEKDNWAAQAAAEKGRGAAYIFPLVVFAAVFGLLILAWTQQSVGVQAAILSLGWPVLYICTVVQTLFMARKVFRRQRGFTV; this is translated from the coding sequence GTGACCAGCAACGAGATCCTCATCGCCCGTGAGCCCGGCGAGGTCCACGTCGTCACCAACGTGCCGGCCAGCCGGAGCGCGCAGCTCCCGGACAGCCGCCCGTTCCACCAGCGCATGATCGACGCCGGCCAGCAGGCCGCCGCCCGCGCGCTGAACCTGCCGGCCCAGGCCTCGAACCTGACGTCGACGGACCGCGACGACGACGTGATCCGGCACGCCCGCATCGCCTGCATCATCCCGGCGTACAACGAGCAGGACAGCATCGCCGACGTGCTGGAGTCGCTGCTCTCGCAGACCCGTCTGCCCGACGTGATCCACGTGGTCGTCAACAACACCGACGACGACACGGTCGAGATCGCCAGCCGCTACGTGGGCAAGCACCGCCGCGCGGTGAAGGGCCAGACCTACGAGACCACGATCCACGTGCACGACATGGGCGTGAACCCCGACAAGAAGGTCGGCGCGCTGAACTTCGGCTTCCGGCTGGCCCGGGGCTACGACTACTTCCTGGGCGTCGACGGCGACACCACGGCCGACCGCCGGGCGATCGAGTGGCTGGAGAAGGAGATCGTCGACGACCCTCGCATCGGCGGCATCTCGGCGATCTACTCGATCGACAAGTCGAAGATCGAGGGCGGCATGGCGAAGTTCCTGGTGGCCGGGCAGCGCGCCCAGTTCGCCGGCTTCAACATGGACAACCTGCTGCGCGGCCGGAACATGGCGGTGCTCGGTGGCCAGTTCAGCATCTTCTCGATGCAGGCCCTGCAGACCGTGATGATCCGCGACCACCAGCACACCCCCTGGGTGCGCGACTCCGAGGTCGAGGACTCCAAGCTCAGCCTGCAGATCCGCGACGCCGGCTTCAGCACCAAGATCAGCAGCCGGGCCCGGGCCTACGTGGGCGCCATGACCAACCTGCGGGCGCTGCACGGTCAGCAGGTCAAGTGGAACTACGGCGCCATCGACCTGATGTGGCCGGGCCAGCGCGGTGACACGAAGGGTCAGCCGCTGCACCCGAACCTGCGCCTGCGCTGGTTCGAGAACTTCTCGATGGTCTCGAACATCGCCACCCGCATGGCCTTCCTGCTGCTGCTGGCGGCCGCGCTCTCGATCGACGCGTTCGTGTTCAACCCGATCTGGCTGATCCCGCCGGCCATCGCGGTGCTGCTGAACCTGCGGCTCGCCATGGCCATGCACGACAAGTCGGCCTCGGACGTCGCCTTCGCCTTCCTGCTCCCCGCCGAGATCTACATGTGGGTGCGCATCGGCCACTTCCTCTCGGCCTGGACGCAGTTCTTCGCCCGGGTGGAGAAGGACAACTGGGCGGCGCAGGCCGCGGCCGAGAAGGGCCGGGGCGCGGCGTACATCTTCCCGCTGGTGGTCTTCGCGGCGGTGTTCGGCCTGCTGATCCTGGCCTGGACGCAGCAGTCGGTCGGGGTGCAGGCCGCGATCCTGTCGCTCGGCTGGCCGGTGCTCTACATCTGCACCGTGGTGCAGACGCTGTTCATGGCCCGCAAGGTGTTCCGCCGGCAGCGGGGTTTCACGGTCTGA